In Carassius auratus strain Wakin chromosome 39, ASM336829v1, whole genome shotgun sequence, a genomic segment contains:
- the LOC113057985 gene encoding clathrin interactor 1-like has protein sequence MLNMWKVRELVDKATNVVMNYTETESKVREATNDDPWGPSGQLMGEIARDTFMYEHFPEVMNMLWTRMLKDNKKNWRRVYKSLLLLAYLIRNGSERVITSAREHLFDLRSIDSYHYVDENGKDQGVNVRQKVKELMEFIQDDDRLREERKKAKKNRDKYIGVSSDSMSGFRYSEDRFDSRDSRSKWDEDWGKGAFPFSEKLGEISDKIGSTIDDTINMFRRKDRDDSPDRFSEGDEDRRGTRNGQSGKSEFKDDAETVTTKSVQIVQATETTRKRGGIPSKAISLGAAANYTGDKPSSNTNTSQTTSAVSQPSSGLVDLFSADPAPAQPASQVSSSDLIGGFADFSSPAAAVSLPSSAAPASSGNGDFGDWNAFSAAQPAVPAAQPVNPAGIDLFSGLQVAPAPAPASTAPSSDLFDLLGSSQTTNFSTSQSMNFSMTSSQTTGMPSSKSQPLQSMGSSLMPQQPQNPNTKASLPSTWSNSNVDISLDYLSPGMQAPKPSQPTLNMMQQGVQTPVNVMTQGFVGMNLGMQATPTMVRPPTQTMMGGMNMGMQPGMTGSAMPMPTMGGMPVNQGMMGMNMNMGMSTAQMGMTGSMGMGSGMPVMGMSPAMGQPKQDAFADFANFGK, from the exons ATGTTGAATATGTGGAAAGTGAGGGAGCTAGTTGATAAAGC AACCAATGTTGTGATGAACTATACAGAAACTGAGTCTAAAGTTCGCGAAGCCACCAATGATGACCCGTGGGGACCATCTGGACAGTTAATGGGTGAAATCGCCAG GGACACGTTTATGTACGAGCATTTTCCAGAGGTAATGAACATGCTGTGGACTAGAATGCTGAAAGACAACAAGAAAAACTGGAGGAGAGTTTACAAG TCTTTACTGCTGCTGGCGTACCTGATCAGAAATGGTTCTGAACGGGTTATCACCAGTGCAAGAGAGCACTTGTTTGACTTGCGTTCGATTGATAGCTATCATTATGTAG ATGAGAATGGCAAGGACCAGGGTGTCAATGTGCGTCAGAAAGTGAAGGAGCTGATGGAGTTTATCCAGGATGATGACCGAttgagagaggagaggaaaaaggCCAAGAAAAACAGGGACAAGTACATTGGCGTGTCCTCTGACAGTATGTCAGGCTTCAGATACT CTGAGGACAGGTTTGATAGTAGAGATTCACGCTCAAAATGGGATGAAGACTGGGGTAAGGGGGCTTTCCCTTTCAGTGAGAAACTGGGAGAGATCAGCGATAAGATCGGAAGCACTATTGATGACACCATTAACATGTTCCGCAGAAAAGACCGGGACGATTCGCCTGACAGATTCAG TGAAGGAGATGAGGACCGTCGGGGAACGCGAAACGGGCAGTCAGGGAAATCAGAATTTAAAGATGATGCAGAGACCGTGACAACCAAAAGCGTCCAGATCGTCCAGGCCACAGAGACCACTCGTAAGAGAGGAGGCATTCCCTCCAAAGCCATAAGTCTGGGAGCAGCTGCAAATTACACTGGCGATAAACCCTCCAGCAATACAAACACAAGCCAG ACCACATCAGCAGTGAGCCAGCCCAGTTCTGGTTTGGTGGACTTGTTCTCAGCAGATCCTGCGCCTGCTCAACCAGCTTCCCAAG TTTCAAGCTCTGACCTGATTGGAGGTTTTGCCGATTTCTCTTCTCCTGCAGCTGCAGTCAGTCTTCCATCATCAGCTG cccCAGCATCCAGTGGGAATGGAGACTTTGGTGATTGGAACGCTTTTTCTGCAGCCCAGCCAGCCGTCCCTGCAGCTCAGCCTGTAAACCCTGCAGGAATAGATCTTTTCTCAGGTCTGCAGGTGGCCCCTGCTCCTGCCCCTGCATCCACAGCACCCTCATCTGACCTTTTTGACCTACTGGGCTCATCTCAGACCACTAACTTCAGCACCTCCCAAAGCATGAACTTCTCCATGACCTCCTCTCAGACGACTGGCATGCCATCGTCCAAATCACAG CCCCTTCAGTCAATGGGGAGTTCACTGATGCCCCAGCAACCGCAGAACCCCAATACCAAAGCCTCTTTGCCGTCCACCTGGTCCAACTCTAATGTAGACATAAGCCTGGACTACCTTAGTCCTGGCATGCAGGCACCCAAACCTTCTCAACCCACACTCAACATGATGCAGCAAG GAGTTCAGACTCCTGTGAATGTGATGACTCAGGGCTTTGTTGGAATGAACCTGGGCATGCAGGCTACCCCTACAATGGTCAGACCGCCCACCCAGACCATGATGGGAGGAATGAACATGGGCATGCAGCCTGGCATGACAGGTAGCGCCATGCCCATGCCAACCATGGGAGGGATGCCAGTCAATCAGGGCATGATGGGAATGAATATGAACATGGGCATGTCTACAGCTCAGATGGGGATGACAGGAAGCATGGGCATGGGTTCGGGAATGCCAGTTATGGGGATGAGCCCTGCCATGGGACAGCCTAAACAAGATGCCTTTGCAGATTTTGCCAACTTTGGGAAATGA